GAAATCCCGCCCTGCCACATCGCGCCGGCAGGGTGGCTCGTGATCGCCACCCTCAACCTCCCCTGGAAGGAGGCGATCGGTCCAGAGTGCCAACTCTACATCGCGGACGACCTGCCCCTGGCCCTCCTGGGCGGCGAGGATGACGCTGCCCTGGGTCCACGGCTGGAGGTCGCCATGACGACCCTGTACGCTTCGGAACTGTTCTTCGACCTGTTGTCGGGCGAGGGCGACTACTCGCCGGAGGATCTGGACGACCACTACGCGGTGATGGAGAGGCGGTCCGAGGAAGCCCGAACACTCATGCATGCGTGGGCGCAGGAGGCGAGCCCAGCCCTCGGCTCCCCCCTCCTGTCGGCTGACAGAGATACGGTGCGCTGGGACCTGCCGCAACTCAGCGTCGCCCTCCGCGTCACCCAGGAGGACAAGGAACTGCCTGTCGAGGTGCAGCTCATCCTGACGCCACCCGCCGACGACCGTCTCGGCCCTACTGTTTGAAGCCGTGCGGATGGGACTTGTGCCAGTTCCACGCGGTCTGCACGATCTCCTGCAGGTCCGTGAACTGCGGGGTGAAGCCCAGGTCACGCACGATCTTCGTGGCGTCCGCCACCAGCCGCGGCGGATCGCCCGCCCGGCGCGGCGCGATCTCGCGCTTCAGCGGCGTCCCCGTCACCGCGTCCACGGCGTCCAGCACCTGCTTCACCGAGAAGCCGTGGCCCAGACCGACGTTGTACGTGGCGGCCTCCTGCGTGCCTGCTCCCAGCGCCTCCACGGCCAGCACGTGCGCGTCCGCCAGGTCCTGCACGTGGACGTAATCCCGGATGCACGTGCCGTCCGGCGTGGGGTAGTCCTCGCCGAAGATCATCATCTTCTCGCGCTGCCCCAGCGCCGTCAGGCACGCCAGTTCGATCAGGTGCGTCTGGTTGGCGTGCGCCTCCCCGATGTCCCCGGCGGGAGACGCCCCGCAGACGTTGAAGTACCGCAGGATGGTGTACGGCAGGCCGTGTGCCGCCCCGAAGGCGTGGATCATGCGCTCGGTCATCAGTTTGGACTCGCCGTACACGCTCTCGGGCTGCATGGCGGCGTTCTCGGGGATCGGCACGGCGTCGGTGGTGCCGTACACGGCCGCCGTGGAACTGAACACCAGCGGAATTTTGCGGGTCTCCACGATGCCCTGAAGCAGATTCAGGCTGCCGACCACGTTGTTGCGGTAGTAGCGGCCGGGCGCGCGCATACTCTCGCCCACCTCGATCAGGGCGGCGAAATGGACGACCGCGTCCGGCTGGGTGCGGATCAGGGTGTCCTTGACGGCGCCGGCGTCCAGCAGGTCGGCGCGGACGAGTTCCACGTCGGCCGGGAGCGCCTCCGGGTGCCCGCTGGAAAGGTTGTCCAGTACCACGACCTCGTGTCCGGCACGCCGCAGTTGCCGCACCGTGTGCGACCCGATGTACCCTGCTCCGCCTACCACCAGGATCTTCATAAATCCAGGCTAGCAGGCGGACGGAGGGAGGCTACGCAGGCTGACCAGCGGGCGTCAGTTCTGAGGCCCGGCTGGATGCCGTTTACGCATCCACGCCGATGACGTCCGTCACGCTACTCATGCCGTCGCGCTCCAGCAGACGCGCCAGGCCCCGGTTCAGGTCGCGCACCAGGCCCGGACCGCGGTAGATCAGCGCGGAGTACACCTCGACCAGGGCGGCGCCGGCCCGCAGCTTGTCGTAGGCGTCCTGGGCGCTGAAGATGCCGCCCACACCCACCAGCGGGATGCGCCCGCGCGTGATCCGGTACGCGCCGCGCACGAGGTCGGTCGAGCGCCGCGTGAGGGGTCGGCCGCTCAGACCGCCCGCCTCCGCGCGGTGGGGGTGCGTGAGGCCGTCGCGGCTCAGGGTCGTGTTGCTGACGATCACGCCCTGTGCGCCCGCGTCCAGCGCGGCCTGCACGCTCGCCCCGAAGTCGTCGGGGTGCAGGTCCGGCGCGAGCTTGACCAGCACCGGCGGGCGCCGCAGCGTCCGGACGCGCCCGGCGTCGACCTCGGCCACGACGGCGCGCAGCAGCAGCGCGAGGTCGTCTGCCGCCTGGAGGGCCCGCAGCCCCGGCGTGTTCGGGCTGCTGACGTTCACCACGAAGGCGTCCGCGACCTCCTGAAGGGTCCGCACGCACGTCAGGTAGTCGGATGTGGCGTCCTCGTTGGGCGTGACCTTGTTCTTCCCGATGTTCACCCAGATCGGCACCGGGCGCGTGCCCAGGGCGGCCAGCCGGCCGTGCAGCGCCCCGGCACCGTCGTTGTTGAAGCCCATGCGGTTGATCAGCGCGTCGTCCGGCGGCAGGCGGAACAGGCGCGGGCGGTCGTTGCCGGGCTGCGCCAGCGGGGTCACGGTGCCCACCTCCAGGAAGCCGAAGCCCAGCGCCCCGAAGGCCGGCACCGCCACGCCGTTCTTGTCCAGACCCGCCGCGAGGCCCACCGGCGACGCGTAGGACTGCCCCCACACGGTCTGGGCCAGCCGCGCGTCGGCTGGGGCGGTCACGGCGCGTGCCAGGGCGGGCCAGCCGGGCACCCGCGAGGCCTGCTCCAGCAGGTCCAGGGTGAGGTGGTGGGCGCGTTCCGCGTCCAGGCGGAACAGCAGCGGCTTGGCGAGCGAGGCGTACATCGCCCGTCAGGATAGTGCGGGGGTCGTGCGCCGGCTCACAGACGCGTGAACGCGGGTTCGATCTGCACCAGACGCGCGTGCTGCTGCGTCTCGCTCTCCACGATCAGGTCGGCCAGGGTAGTGCCGCCCAGCACGTCGCGCAGGGCGGTGTCCACCCGCTGCCACAGGCCCTGCGTGCCGCACACGTTCTGGCTGTTGCAGGTGTGGTCGTCCTCCACGCACGACACCGGGGCGATGGAGCCCTCCATGGCCGTGACCACGTCGTAGGCGTTGATCTCGGCGGCGGGCCGGGACAGGCGGTAGCCGCCGTGTGCGCCGCGCGTGCTGCGGATGAACCCGGCGCGGCGCAGGTTGCTGGCGATCTGTTCCAGGTAGTGCTGGCTGATGCCCTGGCGCTCCGAGACGTCCTTGAGCGGTACGGGCTGTCCACCGTGCCGGCCGATCTCGACCAGGGCGCGCAGGCCGTACTGTGCTTTGGTGGACACCCACATGCCCGGCAGTCTAGCGCGGAAATCCGGGCGAAGTGTAAGGATTTCCCCGGCGGCCCGTGAAGGCGGGAGACGCGAAAGCGGCGGACACGAGATCGTCCGCCGCTCCTGCATGCGCTGTCAGTGACCGGTGCGTTCGCTCTGGAGCTGGCCGCGGCCCACGGCATCTTCCAGGCGCACGGCGCCGTGGCGGCGCATCAGGCTCAGGGCCTCGTCGGTGCGGGCGCCGCCGGGATCGCGGGCGATCACCATGGTGTGTCCGCTGCGCAGCGCCGCCTGGAAGCGCTCGGCCTGCGCGGCCGGCACGCCCATGGTGCGCAGCAGCTTCACGTAATCGCCGTGGTCGCTGCCGGCCAGCGCGCCGAACAGCCCACCCAGCGCCGCGCCGCCGATCACGCCGAACAGCATGCCCAGCACGCCGCCGTGCGAGTACACGCGCGTGGCCGGAATGATCACCAGCAGCAGCCAGATCGGCACGGTCATGACCAGACCGCCCACCACGCCGATGACCGCGCCCCGGATCACGCTGCCGGTGCCGCCGGGCGCGCCCGCCTCGGGGCTCACGCCGGTCGCCTGCGCGATGGTGTCCTCGGCGACCACGTCGGACAGGGCAAAGCCCAGGTGATCACGCTGGAAGCCGCGCGTCTTCAGGGCCTCCAGCGCCTGCTGGGCCTGACCGGGTTCACGGAAGAGGGCAACGACGCTTTCCATATCCTGACGTTGTAGCACGGCGCGCGCCCGTGTTGGAGGGAGAACGTCCCGCCGGCGCCGCCCGCGCGCAGCGCGTCAAGACGGTCAGGGCCGGTACGTTTGCCTTGAGGCCGTTTCCTATACTGCCAGCATGACCATCGGGGCAGCGCTGGGCGTGCCGGATGCCGCGTTCGAAACGCGGCTGCGGGACGTGCTGCGCTCGAGGGTGGAGTTCATCGAGCTGATCGGCGAGGATCTGGTCGCAGCCGGCGGCAAGCGCACCCGGCCCCTGATCACGTACCTGTCCGCGCAGGTGCTGGGCGCCGCGCCGCACGGTCCGGCGTGGGCACACGTGGTGGACCTGGGCGTGTGCGTGGAACTGCTGCACTCGGCGTCGCTGCTGCACGATGACCTGATCGACGACGCCGATACCCGCCGCGGTCACCAGGCGGCGTTCCGACGCTTCGGGAACGTGGTGAGCGTGATGAGCGGGGACTTCATGCTCTCGCGGCTGCTGATGCTGCTTGCGGACATGCCGGGCGGCGCGAGCCTCACGCGGATCTTCGGCGAGACGGCCAGCGTGATCTGCGAGGGCGAGGTGCTGCAGTTCCAGGTGGCGGCGTACCAGGACTACACGCTGGAGCACTATCTCAACGTCATCCACGGCAAGACCGCAGCCCTGGCGCAGCTGGCGGCGCGTGGGCCGGCCCTGCTGCTGGGCGCTTCGCCGGAGCAGGAGCGGGCCCTGGCGATCTTCGGGCGCGAGTACGGCATGGCCTTCCAGATGCAGGACGATCTGCTCGACCTCGCGGGCGAGGAAGCGGTGATCGGCAAGCCGGTGGGCGGCGACCTGCGCGAGGGCAAAGCCACCCTGCCACTGCTGTACCTGCTGGACGGCCCGCACGGCGCCGAGGTGCGGACCGTGCTGGAACGCCGCGCCGCGCAGGACGGCGATGTCGAGCGGGTACGGGCACTGGCCGCGCAGGAGGGCGTGGTGCTGCGGACCCGTGATGAGATCCGCCGCCGCGCCGCACTGGCCGTGGACGCCCTGGCGGTCTTCCCGCCCTCCGAGGCGCGTGACGAGCTGGAGCGCCTGGCCGTCCGAGAGATCGAACGCGCCCGCTGACCGTTCCAGTATCCAGGCCGTCCAGGGGAACCGGACGGCTCTTTTCATTCGCCAGGTGAACGGCCAGCCGGCAAACCGGAATCCTGCTGGAACCGCTTCCCAATTTTTCGCGTGTTCAACGGCATTTCGTGGGGTTGACGCCACCTGTCCGCGCGGTGAGGATGTGGGCGGCCCCACGTCCCACCCGGTGTAGGAGCACACCACCCATCCGAAGGGGCCGGCACGTCCCGATGAAGTTGTCTATGCGTGTATGCTCCGGAAGACAGGACATTCCACCCCGCCGCGCCCCGGTGGCGCGGCCCGCGAAGGAGACCAGCGAATGCGGGCATCAGGACTCAACTGGCAGGGCCTCATGGAACAGCTCCAGATGGCCCTGCCCCATTGCGACGTGACCGACCAGTCGCTCGCGTACTTCAAGTACCCCAGGCGCACCGTCAGCCTGAACCTGCCGGTGCGCATGGACGACGGCAACGTGCGGATGTTCCGCGCGTACCGCAGCGTGCACAACACCTCGCGCGGCCCCAGCATGGGCGGCGTGCGGCTGCGCTCGGGCATCGGCGCGCATGAGTGCGAGGTGCTCGCCGCGATCATGACCCTCAAGGCCGCCGTGGCCGATCTGCCGCTGGGCGGCGCCAAGGGCGGCATCGACGTCGACCCCGGCAGCATCAGCGCCCACGAACTTCAGGGTCTGGTGCGGCGCTACGCCAGCGAACTCGTGGAATTCGTCGGCCCCGGCACCGACATCCTGGCGCCCGATATCGGCAGCGACGAGCAGGTCATGGCGTGGATTCTCGACGCCTACGCCGAGAACACGGGCGAGACCATCAGCGGCGTGGTGGTCGGCAAGCCCCTGCCGCTGGGCGGCAGTTACGGTAGCAAGGACGCCCGTGGCCGCAGCGCCGCGCTGGTCACCGGCCGCATCCTGGAACGAGACGGCCGCAGCCTGAACCGCGCCCGCGCCGCCGTGTACGGCTACGGCGCCGTCGGCCGCACCGCTGCCCAGACCCTCGCGGACCAGGGCGCGCTGGTCGTGGCCGTCAGCGACCAGGGCGGTGGCACCTTCGCCAGCGGCGGCCTGGACCTGGACGCCCTGACCGCGCACCGCGCGCAGACCGGCTCGGTGCAGGGCTTCGGCACCGACATCAGCGCCGACGAGCTGGCGGAACTGGACGTGGACGTCCTGCTGCTCGCCTACGACTACGGCGCCGTGCATGCCGGGAACGCCCACGCCGTACGCGCCGACTACGTGGTCGAGGCCACCAACCGCGCCGTGCTGCCCGAGGCCGAACGCTTCCTGCGCGCCCAGGGCGTCACCGTGATTCCGGACCTCGTCGCCAGCCTGGGCGGCGTGGTCGTGAACTACCTCGAATGGGTGCAGGACGCCAGCAACTTCTTCTGGACCGAGGACGAGATCGAGCGCGCCATCGACCAGCGCGTGAACGCCGCCGTGGACGAGGTCATGGCCTTCGCGGATACCCGCCGGGTCGACCTGCGCACCGCGTCCTACGCCGTGGCGCTCAACCGGCTGAACAACGCGACCGTGATGCGTGGGGTGTATCCGTGACCACCAGGTTCCCGGCGCGTAGGGACAACAAGCGCCAACGCGCGGGCCGCCAGACCGGCGAAGTCCTGCACCTCGACCCGATTCCCTCTCCCATCCAAGGAGTTTCCCGATGACCGCCACGCACGACCCGTCCTCCCCGGCGCCCGCTCCGGCGCGCGCGCACGCCATTCCCAGCTACCTCGACCCGAACAACATCGGGCCGTATGAGATCTTCCTCGAGCAGGTCGAGCGCGTCACGCCGTACCTGGGCAAGCTGGCCTTCTGGGTCGAGACCCTCAAGAGGCCCAAGCGCATTCTGGTCGTGGATATCCCGGTGCACCTCGACGACGGCTCGGTGGCGCACTTCGAGGGCTACCGCGTGCAGCACAACACGTCGCGCGGCCCCGCCAAGGGCGGCGTGCGCTTCCACCAGGACGTGACGCTGTCGGAGGTCATGGCCCTCTCGGCGTGGATGACCATCAAGAACGCCGCCGTGAACCTGCCGTACGGCGGCGGCAAGGGCGGCATCCGCCTCGACCCGCGGCAGTACTCCACCGGGGAACTCGAACGCATCACGCGGCGCTACACCAGCGAGATCGGCCTGATCATCGGGCCGGACAAGGATATTCCTGCTCCCGACGTGAACACCGGCCCGCAGACCATGGCGTGGATGATGGACACGTACTCCATGAACGTGGGCCGCACCGCCACGGGCGTCGTGACCGGCAAACCCGTCAGCCTGGGCGGCTCGCTGGGCCGTTCGGACGCCACCGGGCGCGGCGTGTTCGTGACGGGCGCGCAGGCCATGCAGAAACTCGGCCTGCCCATGCAGGGCGCGCGCATCGCCGTGCAGGGCTTCGGGAACGTCGGTGAGGCCGCCGCCCGCATCTTCCATGAACACGGCGCGCGGATCGTCGCCATCCAGGACGTCACCGGCACCATCCACAGCGAGGCCGGCATCGACCCCGCCGCCGCCCTGGCGCACCTGCGCGCCACCGGCCGGATTGTGGGTCTGCCCGGCAGCGAGGAGATCGCCGCCGCCGACTTCTGGGGCGTGGACTGCGACGTCCTGATCCCCGCCGCGCTGGAAAAACAGATCACCCTCCAGAACGCGGACCGGATCAGGGCCCGGCTGATCGTCGAGGGCGCCAACGGCCCCACCATTCCCGCCGCCGACGACCTGCTGGCCGACAAGGGCATCACCGTGGTGCCGGACGTCCTCGCCAACGCGGGCGGCGTGACCGTCAGCTACTTCGAGTGGGTACAGGACTTCAGCTCGTTCTTCTGGACGGAAGACGAGATCAACCAGCGCCTCGACCGCATCATGCGCGACGCATTCCAGAGCCTGTGGGACGTCAAGGAACGCCACGGCGTGACCCTCCGCACCGCCGTGTACATCGTCGCGTGCACGCGGGTGCTGGAGGCGCGGGCGCTGCGCGGCCTGTACCCCTAACCCGAGTCGGGCGGCGTGACCGGGACCTGGCCGCACTGGGCAGGGCGCGCTGCCGAGGAACGCCCGCACCACAACGCCGGGGGCGGGGAGCAGAGGATTCAGGCTCTCCGCCCCCGGCGTTGTGGCCAGCGACCGGCGCCGGGGCCTCCATTCCTGATCCGGATATCACCGGCCGGGCTGCATTGTGTCGGTCAGAAGGGGGAGGTGGCAGAGCAACCGCAGTGCGCGCGGCGTGACAGTCGACAGCAGATCTCGCCGCCCCGGCCTTCCCTGGCCGCCGGCTGACCTCCTCAGGGAAAGGATTGCCCATGTCCAGAACCGCTGTTCTTGCCGGACTCAGCCTGCTCCTGGCCGCCTGCACCTCGACCCCGCCCGTGGAGGCCACGTACTACCGCCTTCAGCTGAAGGGCAACCTGAAGTACCTCGACGCTGACCACTGCACCACGACCCTGGCCCTCAATCCCGGCTCGACATACGCCGACGGCGCCTGTCAGCTGTGGACCCTCGTGGACGTGGGAGGCGGGTACGCCCGCGTGCAGCTCAAGAGCAGCGGCGAGTACCTCGACGCGCCGGGTTGCGCGAGCCCCGTGGTCGTGGGTGCCAGGTCCACGGTCCAGGACGGCGCGTGTCAGGAATGGCGGCTGGTGCCCGACACGGACGGCTGGTCACGCCTTCAGCTCAAATCCACCGGGCAGTATCTCGATGCGGCCCAGTGCGCCGGGCCGATCGGCCTGGACACCGCCTCGGCGTATCTGAACGGCGCGTGTCAGCTCTGGAAACTGGTGCCGGTGTCCCCAGGCTGAGCGACACCTCACAGCGGGAACCACAAGAGTTGACAGGGCATGCCCTTTAACTCTTGTGGGGCGAGCAGAGAGAGTGACCGCTGTCAGTACAGCTTGTCCAGCACGTCGTCCTTCATCACGAAGGAGTTCTCCTTGGCGGGGAACTGCCGGGCGCGCACCTCGGCGGCGTAGGCGGCGATGGCCTCGCGCGACAGCTTCCCGATCTCGGCGTAGCGCTTGGCGATCTTCTTGTCCTCGCCCTCGTACATGCCGAGCAGGTCGTGCGTGACCAGCACCTGTCCGTCGCAGTTTACGCCCGCCCCGATGCCGATGGTCGGAACGGCCAGCCGCTCCGAGATCAGCCGCGCCAGCCGCGCGGGAATCGCCTCCAGCACCACCGCGAAGGCTCCCGCGCGTTCCAGCGCCACGGCGCCCTCCAGCGTCCGGCGGGCCGTGTCGTCGTCCTTGCCCTGCACGCGCAGGCCGCCCTGGGCCGTCGCGGTCTGCGGCATCAGGCCCACGTGACCCATCACGGGAATGCCGTTGCGGGTCAGGGTGTCCACGACCTGCAGGATCTCGGTGGTCGCGCCCTCCATCTTCACGGCGTCCGCGCCGGTTTCCTGAATCACCTTCACGGCGTTGCGCATGGCGTCCTGTGTGCCCGTGTGGTACGTCCCGAATGGCAGGTCCACCACCATGAAGGTGTCCGGCGCTCCCCGCCGCACCGCCCGCGCGTGGTGGATCATGTCGCCCAGCGTGACCGGGGCGGTGCTGTCGTAGCCCAGCACCACGTTCCCCAGCGAGTCGCCCACCAGGATCACGTCGACGTCCGCCGCCTGCGCGTGCTTCCCGCCAGGGTAGTCGTAGGCAGTGACCATCACCAGCGGCTGTTCGGAGCCCTGCAACTCCGGGATGCTGCGTTTCATGCAGGGAGGGTAGCAGAGGGGCAGGGGAGACCCCGGCGCACTACCGGTTCAGTCCTCCGCCACGTCCGTGAGGTCCATCGCGCGCAGTTCCGGGGCGAGGGCGGCGGTCACGCCCACCACGATCAACGTCACGATGCCGCCCAGCCACACGCTGCGGGTGGTGCCCAGCAGCTTCGCGGCGACGCCGCTCTCGAAGGCGCCGAGTTCGTTGCTGGCGCCGATGAACATGCCGCTCACGGCGTTCACGCGCCCGCGCATGTGGTCGGGCGCCTTGAGTTGCAGGGTGGCGCTGCGGATGACCATGCTGATGCCGTCGAACACGCCCGCGAAGATCAGGGCGGCCACGCTGAGGTAGAAGTTCCTCGACAGGCCGAACACGATCATGCACACGCCGAAGCCCGCGACGACGCTTAGGAGGATGCGGCCCGCTCCCTTGCCGGGCGGGTGCCGGGTGGCGTAGAGCATCACCAGCAGCGCGCCGATGCTGGGCGCGGCGACCAGCACGCCCAGCCCCTTCGGGCCGACCGCCAGGATGTCTGACGCGAAGATGGGCAGCAGGGCGACCGCGCCGCCGAACAGCACGGAGAACAGGTCGAGCGCCATGCTGCCGACCAGCACCTGCCGCTGCATGACGAAGGCCAGCCCGGCCTTGACACTGTCCCAGATGGGTTCGCCGGGTGTGAACGCGGGGCGGGGCTTGGGTTTGACGTACAGCACGCAGCCCAGCGACACGACGAACAGCACGAACGCGAAGGCGTACGCACCGGCCGGGCCGACCGACGCGTACAGCACGCCGCCCACCGCCGGCCCGGCGATCCCGGCAGCCTGCCACGCGCTCGACCGCCACGCGCTGGCGCGCAGCAGCAGGTCGCGCGGCACGACCTGTGCCTGAAACGCGGGCAGCGCCGGGTCGGAAAAGCCGCGCGCCACGCCCAGCGTGAAGATCAGGGCCAGGATCGGCAGCGTACCGCCCACCAGAGCGTGCGGGGCGTACAGCGCGAAGCACCCGGCGCACACGACCTCCACGGTGATGGTCGCCAGCAGGATGCGGCGCCGGTCGTTGCGGTCCGCGACCACGCCGCCCAGCAGCGCGAGGCTCAGCGCAGGAATCGCCTCGACCAGCCCCAGGATGCCGAGGGTAAGGGGATTTTTGGTGATCTGGTACAGCTGGTACGCGACCGTCAGGGCGACGGCGCGGCCCGCCAGGGTGCTGGTCACGGCGGCCAGCAGCATGGCGCGGAATTCCGGGAGCTGGAGAACGGACGTGCTGGTCGCCGGCAGGGCGGCGGATTCGGGCGGCGCACTCACCGGCGCAGTCTAGACCCGGCCGCGCCGCGGAGCGTCTTCAGGCGCCCTTGATGACCTCGCCCCAGCGGCCCAGCAGCAGGTAGATAATCCAGCCGGTCACGGCGACGTACAGCCACACCGGCACGGTCCAGCGCACCCACGCGCGGTGCCGGTTGAAGTACACGCGCGCGCCCGGCGCGTCGATGTTGCCGAGGTTCCCCGCCGCCTTCAGCCCCCGGTACGCGTTAAACAGAGCGCCCAGCGCGAGCGGCAGGTTCGCGGCGGCCAGGATGATGTGGCTGATCAGCAGCGCGATATATGCGCCGTGGTTGGGCCCGACGTACTTCTTCTCGTAGCCCAGGCCCAGGCGCGTCAGGTACAGCACCAGGAACAGCGTGGCGAGGCTGGACGCGACGATCATCGCCCGCATGTGCGCCTCGCGGTTGCGGTGGCGGATGAAGTACACCCCGACGAGCAGGGCCACCCCGCTCAGGACGATGGTGATGACTGACCACTGGTTGATCGTTTCCGCCATGACCCGCGCAGTCTAGGGGGTGCGCGTCGGGTCAGGTGTCCGGGCGCTGTGGGGACAATTCTCCGGCGGGTGGCGTGCATACAATGCCCGTGGACTTCGCCGCTCGTGGCCGGCGAAGGCAAAAGGCGGTGGAGGAGTGAGTGGAACGCTGACGGCTGCCCGCGCGGGTGCGGGCGTGTGGCTGCCCCGGCTGGCGTGGGCGGCGCTGGCCTACAACGTGCTGGTGATCCTGTGGGGGGCCGTGGTGCGCCTGACCACCTCGGGCGCCGGCTGTGGCGCGCACTGGCCGCTGTGCAACGGAGTGGTGCTGCCCCCCAGTCCGACCCTGCACACGGTCATCGAGTTCAGTCACCGGCTGACCAGTGGCGCGAGCGGGCTGCTGGCCATTGCCCTGGTCGTGCTGGCCTTCCGCGTGACCCCGAAGGGCCACCCGGCGCGGCTGGGCGCGGCCCTGAGCCTGGGCCTGATCGTGCTGGAGGGGCTGGTGGGCGGCGTGCAGGTGCTGCTGGGCCTGACCGCGACCTCCACCGACCCGGCGCGCGGCTTCGTGCAGGGGGTACACCTGGCGAACACCTTCGCGCTGCTGGGCGCGCTGCTGCTCACGGCGCTGTGGGCGTCGGGGGCGCCGGCCGTACGGCTGCGCAGGCAGGGCCGGGCGGGCACGCTGGGCTACGTGGCCCTGGCGCTGCTGCTGCTGCTGGGCATGGCGGGCGCCGTGACCGCGCTGGGCGACCTGCTGTTCCTGCCCGCCGACGGCACGCCCATCGACACCGTGAAGCATGACTACGCGGCCACGGCGAACGTGCTCCAGAACCTGCGCGTGATCCACCCCATGCTGGCGATCGTGGTGAGCGCGTTTCTGGTGTGGCTGGCTGCCTGGTTCCGGCGCGAGCGCCCCTCGCCGGGCGTGGAGCGCTGGAGCGTGGCCGTGTGGGGACTGATCGCCGCGCAGCTCGTGCTGGGCTTCCTGAACGTGGCGCTGCGCGCTCCGGCGTGGCTGCAGCTCTCGCACCTCGCGCTGGCGTGCGCGCTGTGGCTGGCCACGCTGACCCTGGTGTACTTCGCGCTCACGGCGCTGACCGTGCAGGGCGCGCCGCGCACCGTCGCCGGCCGGGTGGGCGCATGACCGCCTCCGACCACGTCACGCGCTCTGATACGGTGACGGGCATGTCGTCCGCCACGCCCGTCCGCGCCACCTGGCGGGACTACTTGGCGCTCACCAAGCCCAAGGTGATCAGCCTGCTGCTGTGGACGACCGTCACCGCCATGGTGATGGCCGCGCGCGGCTGGCCGGGCCTGTGGCTGCTGGTCGTGGTCAGCGTGGCCGGATACATGTCGGCCGGGTCGGCGGGCGTGTTCAACATGATCATCGACCGCGACATCGACCTGAAGATGGCGCGTACCGCCAAGCGGCCCACCTCCAGCGGGCTGATCTCCACCCGCGACGCGGCCGTGTTCGGCGCGGCGCTGCAGGTGCTGTCCTTCGTGGCGCTGTGGGTGTGGGCCACGCCGCTGGCCGCATGGATGAGCCTGGCGGGGTTCGTGACCTACGTGGGGCTGTACACCGCCCTGCTCAAGCGCCGCACGTGGCACAACATCGTGCTGGGCGGCGCGGCCGGGTGCTTCCCGCCGCTGGTCGGCTGGGCGGCCGTGACCGGCGACCTGAACCTGTTCGCGTGGTTCCTGTTCGCGGTGATCTTCTTCTGGACACCGGTGCACTTCTGGGCGCTGGCCCTGATGATCAAGGAGGAGTACCGCGAGGTCGGCATTCCCATGCTGCCAGTCGTGCACGGCGAGAAGCTGACGGTCGCGCAGATCGGGCTGTACGCCATCTACACGGTGGTGCTCTCAGTGATGCCGGTGTTCTTCCACGAGGTGGGCGCGCTGTACTTCGTGCTGGCCACCGCGCTGGGAGCGTGGCTGCTGGTGCTGTCGTGGCGGCTGTACCGGCACGTCGCGTCGGGCCAGGTGGTCGAGCGCCGCGTGGCGGTGCCGCTGTACCTGTATTCGATGCTGTATCTGGCGCTGCTGTTCGTGGCCGGCGCCGCCGACCGCACCCTGTTCGCGCACCTCGGCTGAACCGGGCGGATGGGCCGCGGGCAGGACACTTTACCCGGGACTCATGGTGTTCCATGGCGGGTATGCCTGACCGAACGGTCGAGACGGAGCGCTGGAACGCGCGGCCGGACCGGGTGAACGCCGCACCCCCGGCGTCCGGACGCACTAAACTGCAGGGCAGAGGAAAGGAGTGATCTTGAACACCACCCAAGACCGCCACCGCGGCACCCGGAGGCACGTCGGCCGGACGGGCGCCCTGGCCGCCGCACTGGGCATGGCGCTGCTCAGCGGTTGCCAGCAGGTTCGGCAGAGCATCTCGATCGGCGACATGTCGTCCGCCTACAACCGTGAGATCTGGTGGATGAGCCTGTGGGCCATCGCGCTGTCGATCATCATCTTCGTCGGCGTGTCGTACGCGCTG
The genomic region above belongs to Deinococcus metalli and contains:
- a CDS encoding quinone-dependent dihydroorotate dehydrogenase, yielding MYASLAKPLLFRLDAERAHHLTLDLLEQASRVPGWPALARAVTAPADARLAQTVWGQSYASPVGLAAGLDKNGVAVPAFGALGFGFLEVGTVTPLAQPGNDRPRLFRLPPDDALINRMGFNNDGAGALHGRLAALGTRPVPIWVNIGKNKVTPNEDATSDYLTCVRTLQEVADAFVVNVSSPNTPGLRALQAADDLALLLRAVVAEVDAGRVRTLRRPPVLVKLAPDLHPDDFGASVQAALDAGAQGVIVSNTTLSRDGLTHPHRAEAGGLSGRPLTRRSTDLVRGAYRITRGRIPLVGVGGIFSAQDAYDKLRAGAALVEVYSALIYRGPGLVRDLNRGLARLLERDGMSSVTDVIGVDA
- a CDS encoding Glu/Leu/Phe/Val family dehydrogenase, with protein sequence MRASGLNWQGLMEQLQMALPHCDVTDQSLAYFKYPRRTVSLNLPVRMDDGNVRMFRAYRSVHNTSRGPSMGGVRLRSGIGAHECEVLAAIMTLKAAVADLPLGGAKGGIDVDPGSISAHELQGLVRRYASELVEFVGPGTDILAPDIGSDEQVMAWILDAYAENTGETISGVVVGKPLPLGGSYGSKDARGRSAALVTGRILERDGRSLNRARAAVYGYGAVGRTAAQTLADQGALVVAVSDQGGGTFASGGLDLDALTAHRAQTGSVQGFGTDISADELAELDVDVLLLAYDYGAVHAGNAHAVRADYVVEATNRAVLPEAERFLRAQGVTVIPDLVASLGGVVVNYLEWVQDASNFFWTEDEIERAIDQRVNAAVDEVMAFADTRRVDLRTASYAVALNRLNNATVMRGVYP
- a CDS encoding polyprenyl synthetase family protein, with the protein product MTIGAALGVPDAAFETRLRDVLRSRVEFIELIGEDLVAAGGKRTRPLITYLSAQVLGAAPHGPAWAHVVDLGVCVELLHSASLLHDDLIDDADTRRGHQAAFRRFGNVVSVMSGDFMLSRLLMLLADMPGGASLTRIFGETASVICEGEVLQFQVAAYQDYTLEHYLNVIHGKTAALAQLAARGPALLLGASPEQERALAIFGREYGMAFQMQDDLLDLAGEEAVIGKPVGGDLREGKATLPLLYLLDGPHGAEVRTVLERRAAQDGDVERVRALAAQEGVVLRTRDEIRRRAALAVDALAVFPPSEARDELERLAVREIERAR
- a CDS encoding RrF2 family transcriptional regulator, whose amino-acid sequence is MWVSTKAQYGLRALVEIGRHGGQPVPLKDVSERQGISQHYLEQIASNLRRAGFIRSTRGAHGGYRLSRPAAEINAYDVVTAMEGSIAPVSCVEDDHTCNSQNVCGTQGLWQRVDTALRDVLGGTTLADLIVESETQQHARLVQIEPAFTRL
- the galE gene encoding UDP-glucose 4-epimerase GalE; this encodes MKILVVGGAGYIGSHTVRQLRRAGHEVVVLDNLSSGHPEALPADVELVRADLLDAGAVKDTLIRTQPDAVVHFAALIEVGESMRAPGRYYRNNVVGSLNLLQGIVETRKIPLVFSSTAAVYGTTDAVPIPENAAMQPESVYGESKLMTERMIHAFGAAHGLPYTILRYFNVCGASPAGDIGEAHANQTHLIELACLTALGQREKMMIFGEDYPTPDGTCIRDYVHVQDLADAHVLAVEALGAGTQEAATYNVGLGHGFSVKQVLDAVDAVTGTPLKREIAPRRAGDPPRLVADATKIVRDLGFTPQFTDLQEIVQTAWNWHKSHPHGFKQ